A region from the Populus trichocarpa isolate Nisqually-1 chromosome 18, P.trichocarpa_v4.1, whole genome shotgun sequence genome encodes:
- the LOC18107566 gene encoding probable LRR receptor-like serine/threonine-protein kinase At4g31250, whose amino-acid sequence MAHKVACWHLMMLLFYFLVTASQFFVTSHGASTDAEILVNFKNSLSTNSLLYDWNASGIPPCTGGTDNWVGLRCNNDSTIDKLLLENMGLKGTIDIDILMQLPTLRTLSFMNNSFEGPMPEVKKLSSLRNLYLSNNNFSGKIDKDAFDGMSSLKEVYLAHNEFTGEIPRSLVLVQKLTKLSLEGNQFDGNLPDFPQENLTVFNAAGNNFKGQIPTSLADFSPSSFAGNQGLCGKPLPACKSSRKKTVVIIVVVVVSVVALSAIVVFACIRSRQNKTLKFKDTKKKFGDDKKEAQSSDQFGDGKMGDSGQNLHFVRYDRNRFDLQDLLRASAEVLGSGTFGSSYKAVLLDGPAMVVKRFRHMSNVGKEGFHEHMRKLGTLSHPNLLPLVAYYYRKEEKLLVSDFVGNGSLASHLHGKRSPGKPWIDWPTRLRIIKGVAKGLAYLYKEFPTLALPHGHLKSSNVLLDDTFEPLLTDYALVPVVNKDHSQQVMVAYKSPECSQSDRPNRKTDVWSLGILILEILTGKFPENYLTQGKGGDADLATWVNSVVREEWTGEVFDMDMMRTKNCEGEMLKLLKIGMCCCEWNLERRWDLKVAVAKIEELKERDNDNDDFSNSYASEGEVYSSRAVTDDDFSFSVNG is encoded by the exons ATGGCTCATAAGGTAGCTTGTTGGCACCTCATGATGCTGCTATTTTACTTTTTGGTCACGGCGAGCCAATTTTTTGTGACATCACACGGTGCAAGTACTGATGCTGAAATCCTCGTCAACTTCAAGAACTCCTTGTCTACAAACTCCTTGCTCTACGATTGGAATGCGTCAGGCATTCCTCCGTGCACCGGTGGCACTGACAATTGGGTTGGTTTGCGTTGCAACAATGATAGCACGATCGATAAGTTGTTGCTTGAGAATATGGGCTTAAAGGGTACCATTGACATAGACATCTTGATGCAATTGCCAACGTTGAGAACGTTAAGCTTCATGAATAATAGCTTTGAGGGTCCAATGCCTGAAGTGAAAAAACTTAGTTCCTTGAGAAACTTGTATTTGTCCAACAACAATTTCTCAGGAAAAATTGACAAGGATGCATTTGACGGAATGAGTTCGTTGAAGGAAGTTTATTTGGCACATAATGAGTTTACTGGTGAAATTCCTAGATCACTTGTTTTGGTGCAGAAGCTAACAAAGTTGAGCCTTGAAGGGAATCAATTTGATGGGAACTTGCCTGATTTCCCTCAAGAAAACTTGACTGTGTTTAATGCTGCAGGTAACAATTTCAAGGGTCAGATACCTACCAGCCTTGCTGACTTCAGTCCAAGCTCTTTTGCAG GGAATCAAGGGTTATGTGGAAAGCCACTGCCTGCATGCAAATCATCCAGGAAAAAGACCGTCGTAATTATTGTGGTCGTTGTTGTATCTGTGGTTGCATTATCTGCTATTGTTGTCTTTGCCTGCATCCGCAGCCGCCAAAACAAAACACTCAAATTTAAGGATACCAAAAAGAAATTTGGTGATGATAAAAAGGAAGCTCAATCATCAGATCAGTTTGGTGATGGTAAAATGGGTGATAGTGGGCAGAACTTGCATTTCGTAAGATATGATAGGAATAGATTTGATTTGCAAGACCTCCTTAGGGCCTCTGCTGAGGTCCTGGGCAGTGGTACTTTTGGGTCATCTTATAAGGCAGTTCTTTTAGATGGGCCTGCTATGGTTGTGAAGAGGTTTAGGCATATGAGTAATGTAGGTAAGGAAGGATTTCATGAGCACATGAGAAAGTTAGGAACATTGTCACACCCTAACTTGCTCCCTCTAGTGGCATACTACtacagaaaagaagaaaagcttTTGGTCTCTGACTTCGTTGGAAATGGCAGCTTGGCTTCTCATCTTCATG GTAAGCGTTCCCCGGGAAAACCATGGATTGACTGGCCAACTCGGCTGAGGATCATCAAAGGTGTTGCCAAGGGGTTGGCCTATCTCTACAAGGAGTTTCCAACATTAGCTTTGCCTCATGGTCACCTAAAATCCTCCAACGTTCTTCTAGATGATACATTCGAGCCCCTCTTGACAGATTATGCCCTAGTTCCTGTGGTTAATAAAGACCATTCTCAACAAGTTATGGTTGCCTACAAGTCGCCTGAATGCTCTCAATCCGACCGTCCGAATAGGAAGACTGATGTGTGGAGTCTTGGTATACTAATTCTGGAAATCTTGACAGGCAAGTTCCCTGAAAATTATCTAACGCAAGGAAAGGGCGGTGATGCAGATTTggcaacttgggttaactcagTTGTTAGAGAAGAGTGGACAGGAGAGGTATTTGATATGGATATGATGAGGACCAAGAATTGCGAGGGTGAAATGCTAAAGCTGTTGAAAATTGGGATGTGCTGCTGTGAATGGAATTTGGAGAGGAGGTGGGATTTGAAGGTGGCTGTAGCCAAAATTGAGGAATTGAAGGAGAGAGACAATGACAATGATGACTTCAGTAATTCCTATGCAAGTGAAGGTGAAGTCTATTCTTCTAGAGCAGTGACTGATGATGATTTCTCCTTCTCAGTCAATGGTTGA
- the LOC18107565 gene encoding uncharacterized protein LOC18107565: MINNTSTTSGDTLIDAHCSGPHVTFTKENDQSDQLQANVPLLLQPSYARSKSLLFDELRNFRMSLRWCALDHSSCIGKTVSYFVFIFLAIIVPIVSSLSIRVPSSAPADDPISYNKLVQVPESALAFIAFFTLFRFFKRYGLRQLLFLDGLQDDSLFVRQGYSRELDKAFRYLACILLPSFFVELAHKIIFFSTVKIWLPYNISPHGIPLNSIMFVLVLASWVYRTGVFLLVCVLFRLTCELQILRFEGLHKLFEGCGSGAGVIFREHVRIKKQLSLTSHRYRFFIISCLVTITVSQFGALLLVLGFNTQKSFFNSGDLVICSAVQLSGFFLCLLGAARITHRAQGIVSIATRWHMNVTSAFARVDQGKNHVLEADGSLAFNAGDSESDSSDFFIAISSQDPCTFQTRQALVAYLQHNNGGITLFGFALDRGLLHTLFAFEFSLGMWIMSKVVVLS, from the exons ATGATCAACAACACCTCTACCACTTCTGGCGATACCCTTATAGATGCTCATTGCTCCGGTCCGCATGTAACGTTCACCAAGGAAAACGATCAATCAGACCAGCTGCAGGCTAATGTACCCCTGTTACTTCAACCTTCATATGCTAGATCAAAATCACTACTCTTCGATGAGCTACGCAATTTCCGAATGAGCCTTAGATGGTGTGCACTTGATCATTCCTCTTGCATAGGAAAAACTGTGTCCtactttgttttcattttccttgCCATTATTGTCCCGATTGTAAGCTCCCTCTCCATTAGAGTCCCATCCTCAGCACCAGCTGACGACCCTATTTCTTACAACAAGCTGGTGCAGGTTCCTGAGTCTGCCTTGGCTTTTATAGCTTTCTTTACTCTTTTCCGTTTCTTTAAGAGATACGGTCTCCGCCAGCTCTTGTTCCTCGATGGCTTACAGGATGACTCGTTGTTCGTTAGACAAGGATACTCGCGCGAGCTCGATAAGGCTTTTCGGTACCTAGCCTGCATATTGCTTCCATCTTTCTTTGTCGAACTTGCAcacaaaatcatatttttctccACAGTCAAAATATGGTTACCTTATAATATTAGTCCTCACGGTATTCCATTGAATTCCATCATGTTTGTGTTGGTGCTGGCGTCTTGGGTTTATAGGACAGGAGTGTTCTTGTTGGTTTGTGTCCTGTTTCGGTTGACTTGTGAGCTTCAGATACTCAGATTTGAAGGGCTTCATAAGTTGTTTGAGGGTTGTGGATCCGGTGCCGGTGTCATATTCAGGGAGCATGTTAGGATTAAGAAACAATTATCTCTTACAAGCCATAGATATCGATTCTTTATCATATCCTGTTTGGTTACCATTACAGTTAGTCAATTTGGAGCATTGTTGCTGGTTTTGGGATTCAACACTCAGAAGAGTTTCTTCAATTCCGGAGACCTTGTG ATATGTTCAGCAGTTCAACTAAGTGGATTCTTCTTATGTTTACTTGGAGCTGCAAGAATTACACATAGAGCTCAAGGTATTGTGTCAATAGCCACTAGATGGCATATGAATGTTACATCTGCATTTGCCAGGGTAGACCAGGGAAAAAACCATGTGCTGGAAGCTGATGGGAGTCTAGCATTCAATGCTGGAGACAGCGAGTCCGATTCTTCGGACTTTTTCATTGCAATTTCCTCACAGGATCCATGCACCTTCCAAACCAGGCAGGCTTTAG TGGCTTATTTGCAACACAACAATGGGGGGATCACACTGTTTGGATTTGCACTTGATCGAGGATTGCTTCATACACTCTTTGCTTTTGAGTTCTCTTTGGGGATGTGGATTATGAGTAAAGTGGTGGTTTTGTCTTAA